ATTTTGTCTGTTTCCTTTAAAATACAAACTAAACTTCCATCACCTAAACCGCCAATAGGAAAAACAGTATTATTTGATATGTTGCTTTCTTCGTCGTCGCTATAGTTTGCAATAAAAGCAGGGTATTCACAGCCTAATTCCTCTAAAGTGAAAATCCATGGATCAACAAAATGGCAGCCACCAAATTCCTTGAGTAAATACCGATATTCTGACGGAATTGGTTCGAATTTG
This genomic window from Negativicoccus succinicivorans contains:
- a CDS encoding SMI1/KNR4 family protein, which codes for MELTKAEIKLLRKAYSAMADTHSKYHSESEKDISEFENKFEPIPSEYRYLLKEFGGCHFVDPWIFTLEELGCEYPAFIANYSDDEESNISNNTVFPIGGLGDGSLVCILKETDK